Proteins encoded within one genomic window of Anastrepha ludens isolate Willacy chromosome 4, idAnaLude1.1, whole genome shotgun sequence:
- the LOC128860604 gene encoding putative phosphatidate phosphatase, with translation MRAFQRGFFCADLSLRYPYRECTITIPMLLIYTLLLPMLFICVVEIMRICKCFRLRKYVTNLARSLATFSFGFIATYLTTELAKNVVGRLRPHFYTACQPRLADGTSCESAYQQLVGGGVYVEHYYCSNRNLSARQLRELHVSFPSAHSSLSFYAMLLLCFYLHAVWRGRGTTRVLRHILQFLLLLVACYIALSRVRDYWHHWSDVLAGALLGLVYAVLTAVYVGRMLRPTFTEAAAQKHKKHAQHQYKVTKHHQHHHHQLTSSQHHLTPHDARSRMLLVAASGSVSNLQQQQLLSTTHEEHEKQQLHEQVAKEHLMERGGIGGGGGGDCEWKLQAVVLPT, from the coding sequence ATGCGCGCCTTCCAGCGTGGCTTCTTCTGCGCCGATCTTTCGCTGCGTTACCCCTATCGTGAGTGCACCATCACCATACCCATGCTGCTGATCTACACGCTCCTCCTGCCGATGCTCTTCATCTGCGTCGTCGAGATAATGCGCATCTGCAAGTGTTTCCGTCTGCGCAAATACGTAACTAATTTGGCGCGCAGCTTAGCCACCTTCAGTTTCGGCTTCATCGCCACCTATCTGACCACAGAGTTGGCGAAAAATGTTGTTGGACGCCTGCGTCCACATTTCTACACTGCCTGCCAACCGCGCTTGGCCGACGGCACCTCATGTGAGAGCGCCTACCAGCAGTTGGTGGGTGGCGGCGTCTATGTAGAACATTACTATTGCTCGAATCGTAATTTGAGCGCGCGGCAGCTGCGTGAACTGCATGTGTCCTTTCCGAGCGCGCATTCATCACTTTCGTTCTATGCCATGCTTTTGCTCTGCTTCTATTTGCATGCTGTGTGGCGCGGGCGTGGCACTACGCGCGTGCTGCGCCACATACTACAGTTCCTGTTGCTGTTGGTGGCTTGCTATATAGCGCTGAGCCGCGTGCGTGACTACTGGCATCACTGGTCGGATGTGCTGGCGGGCGCGCTACTAGGCTTAGTGTATGCCGTCTTGACAGCGGTCTATGTGGGACGTATGCTGAGGCCGACATTTACGGAAGCGGCAGCACAGAAGCACAAGAAGCATGCACAGCATCAGTACAAGGTGACAAAACATCATCAGCACCATCACCATCAGCTGACGTCGTCACAACACCATCTGACGCCGCATGATGCGCGCAGTCGCATGTTGCTGGTGGCGGCTAGTGGCAGTGTCAGCAACTTGCAGCAGCAACAATTGCTGTCGACGACACACGAGGAGCACGAGAAGCAACAGTTGCACGAACAAGTGGCGAAGGAGCATTTAATGGAGCGTGGCGGCATAGGCGGCGGTGGCGGTGGGGATTGTGAATGGAAGCTGCAGGCAGTTGTGTTGCCGACGTAA